In Theileria annulata chromosome 3, complete sequence, *** SEQUENCING IN PROGRESS ***, the sequence gtaaacAGTTGTGTAACATTTGTATAGTGTGAGTTACCTAATTTTCTTAGTGTTTGTAGTTCGTTGAATTCATCTTTTGAATATTCCATTGAAAGATTGACTAAAATGAATAGTTTCAGATATAACTTACGTAGTAAATCTTCCAATAGTGAAATCCACATATTCTCCTACataatagttaaaaatCCAGTCAATACCTCTTTGAGCCATGAGGAAACATCAAGTTCAATGGTATTGTCAGGATGAAATTCAAGAAGAACTTGTAAAGTTGATAGAGGAGTTCCAGTCTGaagtaaaatattaactaaaaaCAATACCTGGCATGAAAATAGCCAAGgtaatgataaatatgattCATCCTCAACTACACTCAAATCAACTAAAAAAACAATATTAGTCTTTatgaattataaaatgtatatttatggtataaacataaaatgtgtaaatgaattaatagAGTAAATATGATACGGGGAACATTGAAATCTTCATTAAGTGAATCTTTTGAATTTGAATTGTCTTTGGATAATAAATACTGCtctaaattataaatcCTCCGTTCCAGTCGTAATTTCTCTAAATAAAACGTgaaaatcattaaataatattaatttttatacccttttctaaattttgaATCCCATCATTTAATTCCTTAACAATAGTCAAGAGTGGATCATACTTGGTAAGGATAAACGACTCCAAATCAGTCAAATTTGAAGTTACAACCTCCGTTTCcatgttaaaaataataaataaacatgatatataaaataaaattatagaaaattGAACAAAcaatttacatatttttacacatttattaaacccaatattaaataatcaaagGTGTGAAATGAGCTATCACACTGTTTAATGgatatttttacaattaacacttattgataatattaatgtctattattaattaaatctttaattttGGAAACTTCTGTAATGAAACTTTCTTTTGTAGTTTCATCTGCAAATTGTATAGCCACAGAATCAGTAAAGTTGGAAGCATTGAATAAAACcatattttgtaatttaatGTTCTTATCCCTCATAATTTGCCTTGAAAACTCCTTCATAATTACTTCCTGATCTGTAATTAACTTACCAATAAGTTTAATAGGAAAGAATCTTGAAACTTTGTTTCTACTCATGTAAATTACCTCCATTTCAAAATCAATAGTTAACATGAGAAATGCAGGCTTATCCCTAGTCTTTGTGTAAAATAGTATTGGAACACCTTCATCCTCGGGAacctttttaaaataattttcaaaatctCCTTCTTCATCTTCCCATTTTACCGTTCCAGATCCTTTACTTTCCAATTCTTTTAATTCCATAGATTTTACATTCATTTCTTCATCTAATTTTTGTTCCTCCTCTAGTTTTTGTGTCTCTTTTAGTTCTTGTTCTTCGAATTGTAGTTGTTGTTCCAATTCTATTTCCTGTTCTAATTCTTGTTGTTCCAATTCATCTTCCTCTTCCAATTGCTCTTCTTGTAATCCATTCACCTTTTCTATATCTGAGTTTTCATAACTCTCATCCAAACTATTAACATCTTCCAGATTACTCATGAAATCTGTAGAATAATCACTggatttttcaaatttttcCAATGTGTAATTTCTAGTAGGTAAATTTTCATGATTCTCAAAGGAATTTTGAACcaataaatcaaaatcTTGTGTAGAATCGAGACCACAACAAGCTGATAActtaataatgatatttGGAACAGTAGGATCAACTACTCTTTTATATCTTCCATTATTGTATGGAATAACCCTGGCATAAGGTCCACGATTAGCACCTTCCATCATTAAATCTGTTTTTAGCCAAATATAAACTTAACTAATATGTATGtgtaaattcatttaaaataaatattagataAAAGAGTTGATAGCTAGGTAAATTAGTGAGAATCATGCAAAATTGCTAGGCATGTGCAACTTTATGCACCTGAGATTATTTGGACAGAAATAGCAAATAAAAGTGAAATATCAATTTGAAcatcaaattaaataaacaaaataaccaaaactactaatttattgaatagtatatataatagaatatataataataatagaatataGAGGAATCAGTAGAATAGCGTGAGTTAAATAATGTGTAGTTCatgatataaatattaattgaaaataatcCCCATGATCATATGTGTAATATTTATCggatatatataatatgttaagtagttaattttattaatgaatgaagaaataagacagattttaataattctacTCATTTGTAGTCAGATTGTAGTGTTATCAAAACAACATACACCTAgtgataatataaaaattggcaataaaattattaaaaatagtgAAAATAACCTTATACCGGGGAGATTTTCACAGTTACAAGGATATGGAACAGTTGAGGTAagtaaaatgtgtaattaacctaactaatatatttataggAAGTCGAACCTCAACCGAAAATAAgaatatatgtatataatcCACCAAATTCTTTTAATCCAACAAATGAAATGTTTgattaatactattaacaaatttataaactgAATTACttcaattcatttattttgtaGGTTTAGTAAAAGAATATTGAGGGAAATGGAGAATGAAAGATTCACTGAACAAGTAAGAACTGTGTAgtaaatttttaatcaaattaatttaatagtcAAATAAAGTGGAGAAGGAATTTGAAAGAATTAAAGATTCTCaggtattttaataattaaacgAGACATGGTGTAGAAGAGACAGCTAGCAAGAATAATGGGTAATATCGTTGATAACATAAAGTATATGAGTTTTTAGATGCAGTAGAAAGAAATTCTAACCAAATCTGACATATTCTTTTATTCTTCCAATTATTAGCACAATATGATGTCCGTAGTGCTGATTTCTCAATGGAATCTccatagaattaattaatatgaatGCTAGCCGtgattaaaaaataatattttaatatattgtaatatttacaacaattttattattttttagtcAGTTGTTATACCTGCTCCTGAATTTACCTTTTActagaaattaatattttgtaacataattttattgttttgAATTTAGAATGACTAATGAAGCCATAGAAGATTTGAATATTGGAGaagtatatattaactCCTCCAGTCTGGCTGATTCTCAAATCAAAGCACTGGTAATTTCATTTCTTCCTGACACTATATTTACCATTCCTACACTAACTATCCTATAAATATGGGCTATGATAaatctaattattttcGTTAGATTATAATATGTTTGAGGATTTAAATTGTGATTTTTAGTAAAAATGATGTTTAGGACCAACTTTTACGTTTTAAGTGCTCCAGACTAGAAAAAAAACTGAAGTCACTTCAGTTGAAACGTAAATATTTGTCAGAGGGAAGAGATATCAATGTCAGTTTGAATGAACTTATTTCCCGAGAACTCATCGAGGCCGCTGATTTCTTAACTACTTCTACCGAAACAGATTATCCCAATCTAGAAGTATTATACTATAgtttatacatttattatatttaacaagaattaatattaaatataataattaatattaaatataataattaatataataatattatagaatGTGGAAATTGATTCGAATAAGGTAATGAAAGAAAagtaaaaatgaaattaggAGATAACAAGGATAATTGATACAATTAACTCAAGGGATACTTCAGAGGAAAAACATGTCCATTTCGAAGAAAGTGAGGAGGAAGAATCCCAAACCGCATCCAGTGAATCTGGAGAGGCCAAATATGAAGAATTTCAAAGAAAGAAGAAAAGGTCATCAACGTTGCCAAACCCAAACgttaaaatgaatttatgtATCATAACCACTAATAGATACTATATATTGGTTTATTACCAATTAGTTATATTCCCATTGATTTGGttggtataataatttttagcTGGTGAAGTACAATTAATACTTCACAACAAGGGCACTTGCAAACCGTGCGCATTTGTTTATAACAAGAAGAAGACTTGCCGAAACGGACTAAGTTGTGGGTTTTGCCACCATGAAGACCACGCCTTGTGTACGCTCAAGAGGTGGAAGAAACAGCAGAAACTAGCTTCGGTAATTTTACTCATAATCATACTTGTTCAGACGGGAAGCTTTACAACGGAAATTATTTCACAACTTACACGTTCTAGTTCTGAACtttcataaatttgtttaatatcctattaattcatttatatatttccaCCAGATTCCACACTAAGATTTAGTTTGTgagaatattaatttttcaatttaaattttctattatattttgtaaaataaattatagaattaataaaatgagtGAAAATTCAGTTGAAAATGAACCTGGAGATGAAAGGTTCAAATTAAAGGCTAGATTCAGGAAAAAGAAGGAAAAAACATTCGAAAAGGATGaaagatttaataaagtatttaaagaagatgtaaaattaaaatctgGGCCTAAAATTGACCCATTTGGACGTCCATTAGgtaaactaattaattctaaCTTAAATTTCAGATCATACTTCAGTTAAGGAAATATATTCATCCTCGGATGAGGAAGATTTAGAAGAAGGATTAGAACCAGTTACAACTGAAGAGAAGGAACCAATAGAATatgtaatttataatttagtatAGCTGATTTAGGGTGAAGAAAGTGATCGCATTGCAGTAATTGGCTGTGACTGGGATAATATAACAGCAGATGACCTTTTTGTTCTCTTTGAAACTATCTATAgatcaattaataataacaattttgTCACAGCAGTTAAAAGAGCCGCTATATATTTGTCAGATATCGGAGAAAAGAAGATTTCAGAGGAGAATATATCAGGACCCTCAATTGTaagtattattaaaataacaaatcATTTAGGAAAATTCCACAGAAACACGTGATGAAGAAggttttaatttatacaattttgtCATAGATTATACAATTTTGCCATAGTTTATACAACTCTGTTGTAATTTGGGATTAACGATTATTTAGATGATGATGAAACTAGACAAGAAGCACTTAGAAAGTACCAAAAAGAACGTTCaaagtattttatattattatatattttgttatattattttatagtattatatattgtGATTAGATATTATTATGGAGTTGTGGAATTCAATTCTGTGGAAAAGGCAAAAATATTGTATGACGAACTTGATGGGACAGAGGTGTCATTTGCAATTGATGGATTGGATCTTCGTTTTGTGCCACCAAATTTGGAGTTTCCAAGGAAACCAACAACCGAAGCATTTAAAATACCAAATAACTATCAGCCTCCAGTAGGATCACAATCTGCTTTAAGACACTCGAAAGTTGAGTGTAAGTGGGATACAACCCCTGCGAAAAGATTTAAAACACTAACAAAAAGGTACTAGTGTACttttattgtaaaattaggTTCACTGAACAAGAATTGGCCTCTTTGGATTTGTCAGAATATTTAGCCTCAGATGACAGTGAAGAAGGTATACCAGATGATGTGCCAAACTAtaaaagattattaaatgtaGGTTGTTAATACATAGTAAATCTTTAGGAAGTTGACAGAGAATCAGATAAGgatgatgatgaaaatcCTGATGAAGATAGTGAAATAGAGGAAGATGAGGAAGATACTGATAATGAGTTGGATGATGAGCATATATCAGCAACAGTCGGAAACTTCAAAATTTCATTTGGACCAAATGTAGCAATACCAACTGAAGAGTAAAATTCATATAGTTTGTTATGATTATTTAGAGTTGTTGGAAAACCTGGAGATTACAATGGTAAAGTCAAGaagaataaatttaagaataaaaagGTAGTTGAGGATCATACAATTGAGGttagttaaatttaagAGTAAAATTCATAGGGACGTCACTTTGATATGAGATATTTGAAGAGTAAAAAGCATCAAAGTCGAGTTCAACAGCCAGGATTCCAGGTACTGAACacatttttcataattaaaatagtcAAATTTTGATGATGAGAGGCTAAAGAAAGTGTTCCAGGATCCTAAATTCGAAATTGATACAACTGACCCGAATTATAAagtacaaatttatatactgtTAACTTGATCTTTAGAAAACTGAATTTAACCAAAAATTGCTTGAACTAAAGTCTAAACGCAAAGGTTAACTACACCTAACAATTCACTTAATGTACTACTTTATACTTTCAATTTCTTTCatcaatatttataaataatgtagtTATGTCAGAAAATAATGCCCAGTTGTTTTTGAAGTTTCTCCTCTCGGTATTTACTATGTATTACTCAATTTGACTTAGGGAGGTACACCTTCGGCAGCAAAAACACTTTTAGACCAAGTAAACATAGTTTTaggaataatttaaatgtatttgCATAGATAAGTGTGGAAGAAATGGTATTTCAACTAGTTTCATGCCCGTCGGAGTCTTTCATACCATACACCTCAGATCCGGAAGAAGATTCCACAACCACTGAGGCTTTAGATGAAAAATATGTTGGAAATCTAATCATAAGGACACTGGACTTGCTCTTGGATAAAAGAGTATACGAATCCATCTTTAATAATCAACAGGTGTtgatatttgataatatgaACATGTAGATTATGGAACTGTTAAGTCAAGGAATCTCAGAGTACAACTACTATGCCAAGAGACTAATTTCAAAACATATTAGGAAGTATTTAGAAAATGGTATTACTTGgtaaatattcattaattcCTATTTAGGCGGGAAAAACGACAATGTGTACCGAGTGGTATGGAATTTGTTACTGGACAGGGAATATATCGTATTTGAGGATTCTGCAAACGCTATTTGTTCAGTAAGGTTTTaactttaataatttgttcaGATTGTTTCCAGATCTGGAGAAGAGGACTTTTTGAACCAGGATAGACTGGCTTTATTACTGAGGTGTTTATCAGGAGAAATGGAAGTATGTTTgaaattcatatatttgtaAAGGTGAAGGAGATTGACAAGGTTACAATGGAACTCAGGGTATTAGAATTTTGTACAATGTTAGGAAAGGCAAGTCAGTACTGTTTCAAACTTTTACGTGATAACCAAGTGTACGACCATATATTTAAGCTGTATATGAACGAAGACGTATTGGTTAAGCTAAACTGTTTGGAAATTTTAGATTCGATGGTTCCTCTAATTAAAAAGCTTGACTTTGAATCAAAACCTTCGAGAGATTTTATGAAAGAAGCCGTGGAGCTTTTCAGTAAGAAAGATTTAGATGTGGAATCAGACTTGGTAGCAGGTCCTCTGCTAAGATTTTTCAGTACCATAGTTTTGATGGATAATGTTCTAAAGGGAGAtgaaattgttttattttctcACTGCGTGGCTGATAACATTTTGAACTCTACCAAAAAGAATATTCAGTACTACTCATCTCTGGCCTGTTTCGGATCACTTTTCATCAGAGGGTATTTAACTGAAGAAGTCTCACAGAAATTTCTGGAAATAGTCAATAATTGCACAAATGAGGATGTTCTGTATTCCTGTCTAGAGTCTTTGCAGTTTGTTAGTCAGGCTGGTGATTCATCTAAATCCAAATTTGTATTAGAAGCTTCGGCTTGCATTGTGGCAGTTGTTTCTAGGTTTCCTTTCAGCGAAGTTAGGGAAGCGTGTTTTTGTTATTTGATGAATTCTCTCGATTACGATGGCGTTACAGAACTTCTAATTAAATCAGAAAATGACTCTCGTCTACTAAGCGCTCAGGAGAATAATTATGAAACAACATTAACCAAGAGAAAACTCATTAAAAAGTTTCTACATAGCGTAGAACAGTTATATAAGCCAGAATCATGTCCTATCTCGGATTCAACGGTTAGATTGTTAAAGTCTGTTTAATTTGTGGATTagaatgaataatatataaataatattcctTATTAGTTATCATACACTTTGTAATATGgatgtaaaatatataaatagcACTAGTTAATGTATTGattatattgaaaataactttaaaaagattgagaataatttatttcaagGGTATTGTTAAGAAATATGGTGTAagtaatgaaattaataaatggtCTAATGatacataattataattaatttagaatttaatattaagcaaaaataataaaatgaacaATTGAgcaaataatataaattataaaaggGTGCACGTCACCAACATCGTATGTCGTCGATTATTTGTGGATATACACAGTTTTAACCTACAAATAATACTTATTTCAATGTAGtcttttttaatttgatatCAAATTTTAGGATTCTGGATTATTGACCTATTTTATATCACATCCGGTTCATGGATATTGTTAATGTGCTTTAATtaagatttaaaatgtagtataattaattaataaacataaaatgaagttttttgttgataaaatgttaaaaaataagattatgatatattttaaaaaatacaaactCAATCCCTCATGCCTCTAGTGACTAGCATCAAATAACCACAAACATGACGGTGACTGGATATAAGTTTCATGTAGAAACTAGTAGGACTAATCGTTACTCTAGTCTCTACCATGATTGGTTTATCATTGGCGTAGGTTgttttacatattttctGGTTGGTCTATCACTTACTTTAGTTTATGTATTATGTGAGATGGATTATTTCATGTTATCTGGTTTATTTCGTATTCAGAGATTCTTTTCAGATGATGcttattattttagtaaaCAGGTTGTTATAATGTATGGTGTGATTGGCTTTATATTTACACTTGTCATTGGACCAATTGGTAAGATGTCATGTATGGTGTGGTCTTGGATTCTGACACTAACATATTTAGTATTTGGAACATGCTCTTTCTTGTTTGGATTCACTCAGTATGGTAAGTTGTTAATTATATCTATCAGCATCATATCACTCATAACACATATTCTGATGTGTAACTTCATATTCTTCCTATTCGATCCAAtgactaataataaacagACTGAAAATAAGTCATCAGATGATAACAATAAGAACTCTGAGAAATCTAAGAACTCTCACGAAGCTAACAAAACCAAGAACAATGACAAGAATGACCAAGCTGATCTAGCTGAAAGAGATAATAGATCTAGGCACTTGAATGCTATTGGTCCATATGGTTCATTAGTATACTATAGGGTCATTATGTTCCTGATTGGATTTTTTCTCGGATCACCtatcattttatttgtGCTGAGGGTTAGTTTATCTATTGATACATTTTCTGAAAAGGATCCCATAATGTCCTCAGTTGACATGTGTAGAATAATGATGCTAATGTTCTCAATATCAGTTATGGCCAGTATATTCCTTACACttacattttcaaatgCATCGGTAACTGAATATACCTTGATGCCATTTCGTATGATATCTTTTAGAAGACTTAAGAAGACCATGTTTAACTTCTTTGATATAGAGTTACTAGTTGTAGTCTGGATCATCAATCCTCTAATAATGACCTTAATTCCATACACTACTAGGATCCATTCCGAGTTCCATAAATTCACACTATTTCACAGATTATTATTCTCAGTGTTTCTTATTTCAATAATGATACTGATGCATAGAGATATACTTTATAGCTGTATCAGGAccataaaattacttaatGCATCAATATTCAACATCTTATATACTGATGGATACACACAGATAAATGATAAAGATCTCAGGGAGACACCTATATCAACAACTCCATATTCTAACTACACACCTAGATATTCTGGAGACACACCATCCATGGTTCCAAATCAGATATCAGTTCCATCAGAAGTATCATATCCTTACCTTAAGAATGGCTGGGATCCTGTTGAGAATCAGGATAAAAAACTCTTACTGAGATCATACCAAATCCTTGTATCACTTGATAGACTAACACACTATATTAATACTGGAGGTGACATGGATATTCGTAACATCCATGGTGATACAGACCTATCATTATGTAAACCACAAATAGATACATCAGATGAATCTGATACTAATCCTAACGATCCAATGAAATCCACAGTATACCTActtaatgaatataaaagtgAACTCCTGTCAATGATAGGTAGTTCAATAAATAGATACTCAAATGACAAACTCatactaaattatattaattacttTCGCTATTTTGGTTATTTAAATCCCGTAcctattattaaatattcaaCGCTTACTAGTTcttttttttcttttatcaacgaattgaaattttcaatacaattatttgtatGTTCTAATGAAGCAGATGAATCATCCATTAATCGTTTTAACGATGTTGAATGTGTCTTATCAGAACCATCTTTGAATAACCTTTTTGAATTAGATAttgttaaaattgataacCACTTTAATCCATTGGTGTGTCTTATAAGAGCCCAATTACTTTCgctaattaataaaatatgtaaacctaaaattgaacaaatattaactaaaattcGTACAATGCTTTCTGTTATTAGTAAACTTCGTTCAAAACTTAAAATGCCCTCTAATactgatttaaatttgtttaaaacATACACAAAACTCACTATTTTGTCACGAGATACagaaattacaaaaaatatttctaCTATCCGAAACCAATTAAGcaaaattttacaatttgtatatttaaacGATATTAAAAATCAGTTATCTGAAAAAAAATCGATTGATGAAAATTTACAAGAgttaaatgaaataaaaaCTAAAGTAGGAGAATTATCAAAATCTATATGTGAAGTTCAACCAAAATTAACTTGTataaatactaatattCGAACTCTGTTAACATGTAAATCCCAAGTTAAAGCGGTTTTGaaaaatagtaataatagtaatggaaatgatattgaaaataaaattagtcAACTAAATGGAGATTCTCTAGATATCTCACAAATTAAAACTCaagtaaataaattaaaattcaaaaccgaatttggtataaaaattttagaacAAATTAAATCTGTCGTTAAACTTTTAAAACCCCTGAAGTTATCAATTGTGTGTGTAATTAGATCTTTTCTAGAATCATCAGTTGAATCTACAAAAAAGACTATCTGTAATTTATCCAATGGTATAACAGTTGATGATTCAGACAATATGTTGTCTGATCAATCACTTAGACCTGCCATTGTTTTGCAGTCTATATCTAGATTATCCAAACAcataaatgattttatatgGACTTTGTTTTCACACAATTCATTACTTGAATCAAAGTTATTAATATCAAGAATTTATGAATACATAAGAAAGTCTCATGGAATCTTATTCATTCTTGAGTCTGCTGAATATTGTAAATGCCCTAAATGCCAAGGATTCTCtggatttaaaattacaaacaTTACAGAAGTTATAAAGTCTTCGACCTctgaaaattttacaaaacGTGATGGAAACCACTTGTGTCTATGCAATGTGattaaacataaattatatcaCAATCTCATTAGATGCATTCGATATATGATTCATATGGAGTTTTATATTCAGAGTTCTATTTCAagaaaatttgataaaCATACCAATTCGCCAACAATGGTAGTGGACATTTTGAAGTTAATACTAATGATAATAGACTTTGTAGACGAGTTGTCACAATTCATTAAAAGAAAGtatttaaaagattattttGGTGATTGCTTTTGCAGATGTTCCTATGATCCTTACTATCCTTACGTTATATCAATGTTTCTTTGTGTATCTCAACTAATGGAGGATGTATTTACTTTTGACAATGAGAAGATTCAGATGGCCACTCACCACATGTCGAAGCTGATAGCTGAATATCATTCCATGGATTTATACCCTCATAAACAAAGGCTAAAAAATTCATCAACTAGTGATAACCAAACGAATAGTGTAAcatcttttaatattggatatgaaattaaaatatcagAAGGTAgtatagaattaaatttaggGTTAAGCAAAGTTTTGTTGTCAAGTTTAGAAAAAAAATGCTTAATTATTCAATCATTTGGATTAATAACAACTAGACAAGTCAATACCTCTAAATTTACtctattttttcaaaaatgGTCAGAGATATCCTTCTCTCTCATTAAAGAGAAGCAAGTATCATCGAATACAAAAGATCAAATCAAGACTATCACAACTATTATTTCAGAAGAATACATGTTGACAATTAAAAAACATCAATCACAGCCATCTTTAAAATGTTGTAACGAAAACAATAAGTGCAAAtgttgtaaaataatatgtatttgtattaggttattttctaataaattaaaactgATAGCTTCACAATTAACAGAGACAGGAATATTAGATTTTATGAATTCATGCTTTAAAAACTCtgaattaaatcaattagcatttgataaaataagaATGATTAATACTAGATCTGAAAGTATGATTAAATCTAGTAGGAATTCTAGGATCAGTGATTCTACAAGTTCCATGATCTATGGTGGTGATTTTGATCATATTAATCCTAAATATTTTGGTTATGATGATGTTTATAGACCTCATCCACATTTTGGTTCAGGATACTTTAAGTTTGTACTCAGCAGAGTATTGATTGTCATTATTCTGTTGTTCATGTTCATATTCATAAGGACTCGATTTGATAGATTTGTCAAGCCTGATATCTTTGGTGCATATTTGATCAAGGTAGATTCGAACATTAATAGGTTTAGAGAGGTACTTCATAATAGACTAGGTCACAGTATTAGGAACATTGTTAGGATTGGAAGTCTCGATAGTTTATTTGATGATATTCCAGATCCAAGTCATCATCTAGTATTTGAATATCCTGAGTTAGCTGATATTCAAGATCTTAAGTCATGGTCTGAGAGTGATACAATATCTGACACATTCACAGATGCTATCTATGATGAGCAGAGTAGGACTGTTCAGGAGTCTAGGAGGAGAAAGGTAGCTTTCTACATAGTCATAGTTGTGTTCTCACTTCTATCATCACTTTATTTGAACTTTGTAGTTAGGGATCTATCAGTGATGTTAAACTTAGACCATAGTACTTGGTCATACTTCATATGTATTACTATTCTTATGGGTATGATAATAAGCCTAGTGGTTAAGTATTGTGTTCATCTCTATGACTTTGTTTATGTTTTGGAGAAGTATAGTAATAGGTTAACTAAGATTGAGAGTTTTGTTGATGATAGTTTTGGTGGAATCACTGGTAACCTAAGTTACACATCCAAGTTCATAATTCTCTTTCAATTACTAAGATCTTTGAAGACTGACATTGTATCACTATTCAGTATGAATTATCCATACCATATACCAGCTCAAAGTCTGATGAAGAATAAGGTATATCCATACAAGGATATGACATCTGATATGGAGAGAATGATGACATGTGAGAATATAGAATGTATCAGGAGTATGGTCCTAGATACTATTGGAACACCAGAATCCATGGATCTACAAAATATACttgattttatatcatATGTAGCCATGAGAAATACTTCTGAGTTTGATAAATATCATGGTTACTTTAGTGGCAATGAACGTTATTTAGCTTGGAGACTTGGTAAACTACTAAGTCATAACTTCTTCCTTCTAACTTATGGAAGATACTCATGTATTCTTGAGATGGATCATATTATTAGGAATCTACAGATTCCCATCACACAGTTCCATAACTGTCAGATGCTATGGCAACTATTTGGCAATTATGAGTCTAACCTCATTTCACTCAAATGTTTGGCTGAAGAATCAATAGGTGTACCACTTACCGGAATTCAGAGA encodes:
- a CDS encoding uncharacterized protein (Signal anchor predicted for TA18200 by SignalP 2.0 HMM (Signal peptide probability 0.177, signal anchor probability 0.764) with cleavage site probability 0.103 between residues 22 and 23), which encodes MNEEIRQILIILLICSQIVVLSKQHTPSDNIKIGNKIIKNSENNLIPGRFSQLQGYGTVEEVEPQPKIRIYVYNPPNSFNPTNEMFSKRILREMENERFTEQVRTVYQIKWRRNLKELKILRMTNEAIEDLNIGEVYINSSSLADSQIKALDQLLRFKCSRLEKKLKSLQLKRKYLSEGRDINVSLNELISRELIEAADFLTTSTETDYPNLEVLYYSLYIYYI